The following proteins come from a genomic window of Pseudobdellovibrionaceae bacterium:
- a CDS encoding 3-dehydroquinate synthase — translation MTNSIYTIKHKQKQTKVYYAELAKAVNLSKIIKTDKKNILLIYDKQLEGLRPFKKLKQQAALSYCLEAGEPLKKLSQFVHHFSALNKKYSNQVTRQTHIVSVGGGSVGDFVGFLASVWKRGLGLTHIPSTWLAAVDSAHGGKTALNIDFGKNQLGSFYCASQIVIIKNILQSSSLESAYGEIFKMAFLRKALFSKLKNTPYPSASLIWRLLPKLIQGKYFYIQKDPLETTGQRMYLNLGHTIAHILELQFSIPHGAAVILGLDFSLNWSLRKKLISKPIFQPYSEALKPLVKQWRKEVKTLSKTKAVKLLLQDKKINNKNSIHFVFFTSKGYAIKPTPLKSLITELQRANYIK, via the coding sequence ATGACTAATTCAATTTACACTATCAAACACAAGCAGAAACAAACTAAGGTTTATTATGCGGAGTTGGCCAAAGCGGTTAATTTATCTAAAATCATTAAAACAGATAAAAAAAATATTTTACTAATTTATGATAAACAGTTAGAAGGCTTACGGCCTTTTAAAAAACTAAAGCAACAAGCTGCGCTTAGCTATTGTTTAGAGGCGGGGGAACCTTTAAAAAAATTGTCTCAATTTGTGCATCACTTTTCGGCGTTAAATAAAAAGTATTCTAATCAAGTTACTCGCCAAACGCATATTGTTTCTGTGGGAGGGGGTTCTGTTGGAGACTTTGTTGGATTTTTAGCCAGCGTGTGGAAGCGAGGGTTGGGGCTAACCCATATTCCCAGCACATGGCTGGCCGCTGTGGATTCGGCTCACGGAGGAAAAACGGCATTAAATATAGATTTTGGAAAAAACCAATTAGGAAGTTTTTATTGTGCTAGCCAAATAGTTATTATTAAAAACATATTACAAAGTTCTTCTTTGGAATCGGCCTATGGTGAAATTTTTAAAATGGCTTTTTTACGAAAAGCACTATTTTCTAAATTAAAAAACACACCTTACCCCTCGGCTTCTTTAATTTGGAGGTTATTACCAAAGCTAATACAAGGTAAATATTTTTATATTCAAAAAGACCCTTTAGAAACAACGGGACAAAGAATGTACTTAAACCTAGGGCATACTATAGCTCATATTTTAGAATTACAGTTTTCTATTCCCCATGGAGCTGCAGTAATTTTAGGTTTAGATTTTTCTTTAAATTGGAGTTTGCGTAAAAAACTAATATCTAAGCCAATTTTTCAGCCTTACTCTGAGGCGTTAAAGCCCTTAGTAAAACAGTGGAGAAAAGAAGTTAAAACGCTTTCTAAAACAAAAGCTGTAAAGTTGTTACTTCAAGATAAAAAAATAAATAATAAAAACAGTATTCACTTTGTGTTTTTTACCTCTAAGGGATATGCGATAAAACCCACGCCTTTAAAGTCATTAATTACAGAGTTGCAGCGAGCTAATTATATAAAGTAA